A stretch of the Actinoalloteichus fjordicus genome encodes the following:
- a CDS encoding cytochrome P450 has protein sequence MTRSSQLRPVPGIEPDGGTALIAWLEEMRDRAPVWKDGIGVWHVFRYADVSRVITDYSIFSADYSKAYADNQQFRPGNITMVDPPYHRKLRGLVSQAFGARAINALEGRIHRICHELLDAMDGAEEIDIVQDFSYPLPVIVIAELLGVPPADRVLFQQWADSILLADHSDMGDEAFITSFGDSVRNTGDYMLRHCESRRRSPQDDLMTRLVEAEVDGERLDDQEIATFAGLLLMTGHVTTTILLGNALLCLRDEPGAEAELRADRALIPTAVEEVLRYRAPFMQTKRVAVEDVEVAGVRIPKDELIMPWLLSANLDERQFAQADRFDIRRDPNPHLGLGRGIHFCLGAPLARLEGRVAMNVLFDRLRSMRVTATPPFDPYGWGLYGVRNLATSIEWT, from the coding sequence GTGACACGAAGCAGTCAATTACGCCCGGTACCCGGCATCGAGCCCGACGGGGGCACCGCCCTGATCGCCTGGCTCGAGGAAATGCGCGATCGGGCTCCGGTCTGGAAAGACGGCATCGGGGTCTGGCATGTCTTCCGCTACGCGGACGTCAGCCGAGTGATCACCGACTACTCGATCTTCTCGGCCGACTACAGCAAGGCCTACGCTGACAATCAGCAATTCCGGCCTGGAAACATCACGATGGTCGATCCCCCGTATCACCGCAAGCTTCGCGGCCTCGTGAGTCAGGCCTTCGGGGCCAGAGCGATCAATGCGCTCGAAGGTCGAATCCACCGAATCTGCCACGAGCTGCTCGACGCGATGGACGGCGCCGAGGAGATCGACATCGTGCAGGACTTCTCCTATCCGCTGCCGGTGATCGTGATCGCCGAACTGCTGGGCGTGCCGCCCGCCGATCGGGTGCTCTTCCAGCAGTGGGCCGACAGCATTCTGCTGGCCGACCATTCCGACATGGGCGACGAGGCCTTCATCACCTCGTTCGGCGACTCGGTACGCAACACCGGTGACTACATGCTGCGCCACTGCGAATCGCGCAGGCGATCTCCGCAGGACGACCTGATGACCCGGCTGGTCGAGGCCGAGGTGGACGGGGAGCGGCTCGACGATCAGGAGATCGCCACCTTCGCGGGTCTGCTGCTGATGACCGGACATGTGACGACCACGATCCTGCTGGGCAACGCCCTGCTGTGCCTGCGGGACGAGCCGGGCGCCGAGGCCGAACTGCGCGCCGACCGGGCGCTGATCCCGACGGCGGTCGAAGAGGTGCTGCGATACCGAGCGCCCTTCATGCAGACCAAGCGGGTGGCCGTCGAGGACGTCGAGGTCGCGGGTGTCCGGATTCCGAAGGACGAGCTGATCATGCCCTGGCTGCTCTCCGCGAATCTCGATGAGCGACAGTTCGCCCAGGCAGATCGCTTCGACATCCGCCGCGACCCCAATCCGCACCTGGGTCTGGGGCGCGGCATCCACTTCTGTCTCGGGGCACCGCTGGCCAGGCTCGAAGGCAGGGTGGCGATGAACGTCCTGTTCGACCGCCTGCGGAGCATGCGGGTGACCGCGACGCCTCCGTTC
- a CDS encoding oxidoreductase translates to MTQWTEADIPDLTGRTALVTGANSGLGLETATQLARRGALVVLAGRDADRGRAATETVATEATGPVPKWLRLDLADLGSVRAAAEQFHADHSTLDVLVNNAGVMAIPRQLTADGFERQFGTNHLGHFALTGLLLPALSRSRRARVVTVSSRLHSAGRIRFDDLDFTRRYSRMAAYSQSKLANLLFAFELDRRCRASSADLISVAAHPGLAATNLFASAGGLYGLFGRVMVPRFAQSAEAGALPQLRAATAPDVEGGQYFGPHDRGEQSGFPVVVRASEQAYDEAAARRLWAVSEELTDVRYQEHPEPAPD, encoded by the coding sequence ATGACACAGTGGACCGAGGCAGACATCCCCGACCTGACCGGCCGAACAGCGCTGGTGACCGGGGCCAACAGCGGACTCGGCCTGGAGACGGCCACGCAGCTCGCCCGCCGTGGCGCCCTGGTCGTCCTCGCGGGCCGGGACGCCGACCGAGGCCGGGCCGCGACCGAGACCGTCGCGACCGAGGCCACCGGGCCCGTGCCGAAGTGGCTCCGACTCGACCTCGCCGATCTCGGCTCGGTCCGCGCCGCCGCAGAGCAGTTCCACGCCGACCACTCGACGCTGGACGTCCTGGTGAACAACGCCGGGGTGATGGCGATCCCGAGGCAGCTCACCGCCGACGGGTTCGAGCGCCAGTTCGGCACCAACCACCTCGGGCACTTCGCCCTGACCGGCCTCCTGCTGCCCGCGCTGTCCCGCAGTCGACGGGCGCGCGTGGTCACCGTCAGCAGCAGACTGCACAGTGCGGGCCGAATCCGCTTCGACGATCTCGACTTCACCCGGCGTTACAGCCGGATGGCGGCGTACTCGCAGTCCAAACTCGCCAATCTGCTGTTCGCCTTCGAGCTCGACCGGCGATGCAGGGCCTCGTCCGCAGACCTGATCAGCGTGGCCGCTCACCCAGGCCTCGCCGCGACGAATCTGTTCGCGAGCGCAGGCGGCCTCTACGGCCTGTTCGGTCGCGTGATGGTGCCGCGCTTCGCACAGTCGGCGGAGGCGGGCGCCCTGCCCCAGCTACGCGCCGCCACCGCGCCCGACGTCGAGGGAGGCCAGTACTTCGGGCCGCACGACCGGGGTGAGCAGAGCGGCTTCCCCGTCGTGGTCCGCGCGTCGGAACAGGCCTACGACGAGGCGGCCGCCCGTCGGCTCTGGGCGGTCTCCGAGGAGCTGACCGATGTCCGCTATCAGGAACACCCCGAACCCGCCCCGGATTGA
- a CDS encoding FAD-dependent oxidoreductase, whose amino-acid sequence MTTSNGQRKRVLVIGCGIAGPVVALYLKKAGFEPVVHERRAADAADDGGSFNLAPNGLSVLRTLGLADKVVGIGQATERTEFLNHRGRRLALLSESTVLLHRGELHRLLVAEVEAQGIPTTFGHEVTEVESTADGVRVRFEDGAEDHGDLLVGADGIRSRVRHAVVKGLPQPRYTEMIDSGGIGYLPGLKADGTMRMTFGLKGFFGYQVLPDGHVFWFQNYHQADEPSRHRLRSIPNAVWREHLMEMHQGDRAPIVDIIASTDEIDRYLLFDAPTLPKWHTDRIVLLGDAAHAMGPHTGQGASMALEDAIVLARSLRDGTSIAEGLADYERIRRPRVDHVIAQTRHNGNQKAAPGPVGRVFRDLVLPIFLKAGVKQGAALYTHQIPW is encoded by the coding sequence ATGACGACGAGCAACGGACAGCGCAAGCGCGTACTGGTCATCGGCTGCGGCATCGCGGGGCCGGTGGTCGCCCTCTATCTGAAGAAGGCAGGCTTCGAGCCGGTCGTGCATGAGCGGCGGGCCGCGGACGCCGCCGACGACGGCGGCTCCTTCAACCTGGCACCCAACGGACTCTCGGTACTGCGGACCCTCGGCCTCGCCGACAAGGTCGTGGGCATCGGACAGGCGACGGAGCGCACCGAGTTCCTCAACCACCGGGGCAGGCGGCTGGCGCTGTTGTCCGAGTCCACGGTGCTGTTGCATCGGGGCGAGCTTCATCGCCTGCTGGTGGCCGAGGTCGAGGCGCAGGGCATCCCGACGACGTTCGGTCACGAGGTGACCGAAGTGGAGTCCACGGCGGACGGCGTCCGGGTCCGGTTCGAGGACGGTGCCGAGGACCACGGCGATCTGCTGGTCGGCGCCGACGGCATCCGGTCGAGGGTGCGCCATGCGGTGGTCAAGGGCCTTCCGCAGCCTCGCTACACCGAGATGATCGACTCCGGGGGCATCGGCTACCTGCCGGGACTCAAGGCCGACGGCACCATGCGGATGACCTTCGGGCTCAAGGGGTTCTTCGGCTATCAGGTCCTGCCCGACGGACACGTCTTCTGGTTCCAGAACTATCACCAGGCCGACGAGCCCAGCAGGCACCGGCTCCGCAGCATCCCGAACGCCGTCTGGCGTGAGCACCTGATGGAGATGCACCAGGGTGACCGCGCGCCCATCGTGGACATCATCGCCTCGACCGACGAGATCGACCGCTACCTGCTGTTCGACGCGCCGACCCTGCCCAAGTGGCACACCGACCGCATCGTGCTGCTCGGCGACGCGGCCCACGCGATGGGGCCGCATACCGGGCAGGGCGCGTCGATGGCACTGGAGGACGCGATCGTCCTGGCGAGGAGCCTGCGAGACGGGACGAGCATCGCGGAGGGGCTCGCCGACTACGAGCGAATCCGCAGGCCCAGGGTGGATCACGTGATCGCGCAGACTCGGCACAACGGCAACCAGAAGGCGGCACCCGGCCCGGTCGGCCGCGTCTTCCGCGACCTCGTCCTGCCGATCTTCCTCAAGGCCGGGGTCAAGCAGGGTGCCGCGTTGTACACCCACCAGATCCCCTGGTGA
- a CDS encoding multicopper oxidase family protein — MNRRSGPSVSRRGFLALTGGLGLVVLGGSGCASVFGENAGVLLRSDLPLPEPFRVGLPIPAVAEPVRTEGGTDYYELVQRAAALEIVPGTTTTIWGFDGSFPGPTFRVRSGQRSVVSVRNELPVPTSTHLHGGVTPPDSDGYATDLVVPAGYPHDPRLHSHDVMQVPPEAWTLHEEVKEHTYPLEQRAATLWYHDHRMDFSAPQVWRGLLGAFLLHDDEEDALSLPAGDKDVPLLICDRAFGADGEFKYPSLDATLTSVPGVEPDYHSGVQGDVVLVNGAPWPVMEVADTRYRFRLINASNARRYRFALSPAPENGPAFVQIGSDQGLFAAPVERDEFDAAPAERFDLVIDFSAYPVGTQVVLENLLGEEGTRQVMRFDVVREESDESEIPERLSEIERLTREEAVAERDFDFRLTTINGHQTWTINGEPFDPMSNMATPALDTVELWRFTSDFHHPVHIHLAHFQVLTRNGAEPEPAEQGWKDTVDIRPYEVLEVLVRFSGFRGRYLVHCHNLEHEDMAMMVNFEVV; from the coding sequence ATGAACCGGCGATCCGGTCCCTCGGTCTCGCGCCGGGGCTTCCTGGCGCTGACGGGCGGACTCGGCCTGGTCGTCCTCGGCGGAAGCGGCTGCGCGAGCGTGTTCGGCGAGAACGCCGGAGTCCTGCTGCGCAGCGACCTGCCGTTGCCAGAGCCGTTCCGCGTCGGTCTGCCGATACCCGCCGTCGCCGAGCCGGTGCGCACCGAGGGCGGCACCGACTATTACGAGCTGGTGCAACGCGCCGCTGCCCTGGAGATCGTGCCCGGCACCACGACTACGATCTGGGGCTTCGACGGATCCTTCCCCGGCCCCACGTTCCGGGTTCGCTCCGGACAGCGCTCCGTGGTGTCGGTGCGCAACGAGCTGCCGGTTCCGACCTCGACGCACCTGCACGGGGGAGTGACTCCGCCGGACTCCGACGGCTACGCCACCGACCTCGTCGTGCCCGCAGGCTACCCGCACGACCCCAGACTGCACTCGCACGACGTGATGCAGGTGCCGCCCGAGGCCTGGACGCTCCACGAGGAGGTCAAGGAGCACACCTATCCGCTGGAACAGCGGGCGGCGACGCTCTGGTACCACGACCACCGGATGGACTTCAGCGCCCCGCAGGTGTGGCGAGGGCTCCTCGGCGCGTTCCTGTTGCACGACGACGAAGAGGACGCGCTCTCGCTGCCCGCAGGCGACAAGGACGTCCCGTTGCTGATCTGCGATCGGGCCTTCGGCGCCGACGGCGAGTTCAAATACCCGTCGCTGGACGCGACGCTGACCAGCGTCCCCGGCGTCGAGCCCGACTATCACTCCGGGGTGCAGGGCGACGTCGTCCTGGTCAACGGCGCGCCGTGGCCGGTGATGGAGGTCGCCGACACGCGGTACCGCTTCCGGCTGATCAACGCCTCCAACGCCCGCCGCTACCGATTCGCGCTCTCGCCCGCGCCGGAGAACGGTCCCGCATTCGTCCAGATCGGTTCCGACCAGGGTCTGTTCGCCGCGCCCGTGGAGCGTGACGAGTTCGATGCGGCGCCTGCGGAACGCTTCGACCTCGTGATCGACTTCTCCGCCTATCCGGTCGGCACCCAGGTGGTCCTGGAGAACCTCCTCGGCGAGGAGGGCACGCGACAGGTCATGCGGTTCGACGTGGTCCGCGAGGAGAGCGACGAGTCCGAGATCCCCGAGCGGCTCTCCGAGATCGAGCGGCTCACCAGGGAGGAGGCGGTCGCCGAGCGGGACTTCGACTTCCGGCTCACCACGATCAACGGCCACCAGACGTGGACGATCAACGGCGAACCGTTCGACCCGATGAGCAACATGGCGACCCCGGCACTCGACACCGTCGAGCTGTGGCGGTTCACCAGCGACTTCCACCACCCGGTCCACATTCACCTCGCCCATTTCCAGGTCCTCACTCGCAACGGAGCCGAGCCGGAGCCTGCCGAGCAGGGCTGGAAGGACACCGTGGACATCCGCCCGTATGAGGTGCTGGAGGTTCTGGTGCGCTTCAGCGGCTTCCGGGGCCGCTACCTGGTGCACTGTCATAATCTCGAGCACGAGGACATGGCGATGATGGTCAACTTCGAGGTCGTCTGA
- a CDS encoding NAD(P)/FAD-dependent oxidoreductase: MRAATQILVIGGGPGGSTTAGLLAQQGFQVTLLERDRFPRYHIGESILPSCRPIFELLGVWDKVTSHGFQPKGGAYFLWGPEEWEVVFNDLGSDGTNAFQVIRSEFDELLLNHARELGVEVVEGTSVKELHFEDGRPVSATWAETKNADVTGRISFDYLVDASGRGGVMATKYLKSRRFHDVFRNVAAWSYWKNAKRLDRGSEGAIVVASVPDGWFWAIPLHDGTMSVGLVTGRDDFNRRRNELGSIEAVYRQSLDQCPGVLDLLSEAEKVSEMKVEQDYSYAAESFSGPGYLLVGDAACFLDPLLSTGVHLATYSAMLGAASIGSVLRGETTEAEAWGFFDTVYRQSYERMLVLVSVFYDSYKGKEHHFYNAQRLSTADHQELNIQAAFDRIITGIEDMNDAQSVYRKVHEHLTGSESGNPNPLANLNKVHEQKKAPMHAGNAVDGLYLSFRPQLGLARTSAATPSVQQA, encoded by the coding sequence ATGCGCGCTGCGACCCAGATCCTTGTCATCGGAGGTGGGCCCGGCGGGTCCACCACGGCGGGGCTGTTGGCTCAACAGGGTTTCCAGGTCACGTTGTTAGAACGAGACCGCTTTCCCCGCTATCACATCGGCGAGTCGATCCTGCCCTCGTGCAGACCGATCTTCGAGCTGTTGGGGGTCTGGGACAAGGTCACCTCGCACGGCTTCCAGCCCAAGGGCGGCGCCTACTTCCTCTGGGGACCCGAGGAATGGGAGGTCGTCTTCAACGACCTCGGCAGCGACGGGACCAACGCCTTCCAGGTCATCCGCTCGGAGTTCGACGAGCTGCTGCTCAACCATGCCCGCGAACTGGGCGTCGAGGTGGTCGAGGGCACCTCGGTGAAGGAGCTGCACTTCGAGGACGGTCGGCCGGTCTCGGCGACCTGGGCCGAGACGAAGAACGCCGACGTGACGGGCCGGATCAGCTTCGACTACCTCGTTGACGCCTCCGGTCGGGGCGGGGTGATGGCGACGAAGTACCTCAAGTCCAGGCGGTTCCACGACGTGTTCCGCAACGTCGCGGCCTGGTCGTACTGGAAGAACGCCAAGCGACTGGACCGGGGCTCCGAGGGCGCGATCGTCGTGGCCTCCGTTCCGGACGGCTGGTTCTGGGCGATTCCGCTGCACGACGGGACCATGAGCGTCGGCCTGGTGACCGGCCGCGACGACTTCAATCGGCGTCGCAACGAGCTCGGCAGCATCGAGGCGGTGTACCGGCAGTCGCTGGACCAGTGCCCCGGCGTGCTCGACCTGCTCTCCGAGGCGGAGAAGGTCAGCGAGATGAAGGTGGAGCAGGACTACTCCTACGCCGCCGAGTCCTTCAGCGGTCCCGGCTATCTCCTCGTCGGCGACGCGGCCTGCTTCCTCGACCCGCTGTTGTCCACCGGAGTCCACCTGGCCACGTACAGCGCCATGCTCGGTGCGGCGAGCATCGGCAGCGTGCTCCGGGGGGAGACCACCGAGGCCGAGGCATGGGGCTTCTTCGACACCGTCTACCGCCAGTCCTACGAGCGGATGCTCGTGCTGGTTTCGGTCTTCTACGACAGCTACAAGGGCAAGGAGCACCACTTCTACAACGCCCAGCGTCTCTCCACCGCAGACCACCAGGAGCTGAACATCCAGGCCGCCTTCGACCGGATCATCACCGGAATCGAGGACATGAACGATGCTCAGTCGGTCTATCGGAAGGTGCACGAGCACCTGACCGGCTCGGAGAGCGGAAACCCCAACCCGCTGGCGAACCTGAACAAGGTCCACGAGCAGAAGAAGGCGCCCATGCATGCCGGGAACGCCGTCGACGGTCTCTACCTGTCGTTCCGTCCGCAGCTCGGTCTTGCGCGCACCTCGGCCGCAACGCCGTCGGTGCAGCAGGCCTGA
- a CDS encoding peptide MFS transporter, with protein sequence MSSATRESSAESGPRRGLPRWYLTLFSTDALERFGFFGMQAILVLYASAPRSEGGLGLPIGEAAALFGAWIGLMFMLSHPGGWVGDRVLGQRPTLVVSSFLGMAGYLLLAVPAGWSTAVGLGILAVAGGLYKPNHQGMINLMYPDARRRESGISLMYVGIQVSALLAPLVTGYLGERVNWGLGFSVAAVAMLLCGLQIALSGRQFQGVGAGPGRPLDPQERAKALRIVLSVAGVLAALLLGLWAAGVLSLMVVIAMAGLSAVIAPAFGYTLLYRNKGLGAGDRRRLRAFLVVFLGATLFWMMNAHASSLLNLFARDHTDRVILGWEIPASWLQSATPMFILVLAPVIALSMPRIGRKNNVAVKFSIGLVLMGGSFLLMSVATTLAADGTLVSPMWLLVVYLAHACGEVVVAAVTIAAAADVLPRQYTSRVLGLLWLFAGMGGGLGSGVVQLATVIPEPLYYLLLGSAATSVGLFFALRRRALTRSLGPDGPAESGTEKVAEPPTPITSSS encoded by the coding sequence ATGAGTTCCGCGACACGGGAGTCCTCGGCGGAGTCCGGCCCGCGCCGAGGCCTGCCCCGCTGGTATCTGACTCTCTTCTCCACCGACGCCCTGGAGCGCTTCGGCTTCTTCGGCATGCAGGCGATCCTCGTCCTCTATGCCTCGGCGCCCCGCTCGGAAGGCGGCCTGGGGCTGCCGATCGGCGAGGCCGCCGCGCTGTTCGGCGCGTGGATCGGCCTGATGTTCATGCTGTCGCACCCCGGCGGCTGGGTGGGCGATCGAGTCCTGGGCCAGCGGCCCACCCTGGTGGTGTCCTCCTTCCTGGGCATGGCGGGCTACCTGCTTCTCGCCGTCCCGGCGGGCTGGAGCACCGCCGTGGGCCTGGGCATCCTGGCGGTGGCGGGCGGCCTGTACAAGCCGAACCACCAGGGAATGATCAACCTGATGTACCCCGACGCCCGGCGTCGGGAGTCGGGCATCTCGTTGATGTACGTCGGCATCCAGGTCAGCGCGTTGCTGGCCCCGCTGGTCACCGGCTACCTCGGCGAACGGGTGAACTGGGGGCTCGGCTTCTCGGTGGCGGCGGTCGCCATGCTGTTGTGCGGCCTGCAGATCGCCCTCAGCGGGCGACAGTTCCAGGGCGTGGGCGCCGGACCGGGCCGACCACTGGACCCGCAGGAGCGGGCCAAGGCGCTGCGCATCGTCCTGAGCGTGGCGGGCGTGCTCGCCGCACTGCTGCTCGGCCTGTGGGCGGCCGGGGTGCTCAGTCTGATGGTCGTGATCGCGATGGCCGGGCTGAGCGCCGTGATCGCGCCTGCCTTCGGCTACACCCTGCTCTACCGGAACAAGGGGCTCGGCGCGGGCGACCGACGGCGGCTGCGGGCCTTCCTGGTCGTCTTCCTCGGCGCGACGCTGTTCTGGATGATGAACGCCCATGCTTCCTCGCTGCTGAACCTGTTCGCCCGAGACCACACCGACCGGGTCATCCTGGGCTGGGAGATCCCGGCCAGCTGGCTGCAGTCGGCCACCCCGATGTTCATCCTCGTCCTCGCGCCGGTGATCGCCCTGTCGATGCCGAGGATCGGCAGGAAGAACAACGTCGCGGTGAAGTTCTCGATCGGCCTGGTCCTGATGGGCGGCAGCTTCCTGCTGATGTCGGTGGCGACCACGCTGGCCGCCGACGGCACGCTCGTCTCGCCGATGTGGCTGCTCGTCGTCTACCTGGCCCACGCCTGCGGTGAGGTCGTGGTCGCCGCGGTGACCATCGCCGCCGCCGCCGACGTGCTGCCACGGCAGTACACCTCGCGAGTCCTGGGCCTGCTCTGGCTGTTCGCGGGCATGGGCGGTGGTTTAGGCAGCGGGGTCGTGCAACTCGCCACCGTCATCCCCGAACCGCTCTACTACCTGCTGCTCGGCTCCGCCGCGACCTCGGTCGGCCTGTTCTTCGCCCTCCGGCGACGAGCGCTGACCAGGTCGTTGGGCCCGGACGGGCCTGCCGAGAGCGGTACGGAGAAGGTCGCGGAACCGCCGACCCCGATCACCTCCTCCTCCTGA
- a CDS encoding SDR family NAD(P)-dependent oxidoreductase produces the protein MDQGLSGRKVVVTGGTRGIGRATVLAFAREGAQLIIVHRSPGEAAEDLSRELKERGVTHRLVQADVTVSADVEQLADAVRETFGTVDVLVNNVGVDGAVPFGELEETEWHRVLEHNVTAAYLVTHALHDLLAEGASVIGIGSSVALRGRSAGVHYTASKAALIGFTRALCKELGPRGIRVNVVAPGLTETTEGAGLPPQAVERIVGMTALGRICQPDDVAGAVIFLAGDTSRYITGATLNVDGGV, from the coding sequence GTGGATCAAGGATTGTCCGGCAGGAAGGTCGTCGTCACCGGCGGCACGCGAGGCATCGGACGCGCGACCGTCCTGGCCTTCGCGAGGGAGGGCGCCCAGTTGATCATCGTCCATCGCAGCCCGGGCGAGGCTGCGGAGGACCTCAGCCGGGAGCTGAAGGAGCGCGGTGTCACCCACCGGCTCGTCCAGGCCGACGTCACGGTCTCCGCCGACGTCGAGCAGTTGGCCGATGCGGTCCGCGAGACCTTCGGGACGGTCGACGTCCTGGTCAACAACGTCGGCGTCGACGGTGCCGTGCCGTTCGGCGAGCTCGAGGAGACGGAGTGGCACCGCGTCCTCGAGCACAACGTCACCGCCGCCTACCTGGTGACCCACGCCCTGCACGATCTGCTCGCCGAGGGCGCCTCGGTGATCGGAATCGGTTCCTCGGTCGCGTTGCGCGGCCGGTCCGCCGGTGTGCACTACACGGCGTCCAAGGCCGCGCTGATCGGCTTCACCCGTGCGTTGTGCAAGGAACTCGGCCCGAGGGGCATCCGGGTCAACGTGGTCGCCCCCGGCCTCACCGAGACGACCGAGGGCGCCGGGCTGCCGCCGCAGGCGGTCGAACGGATCGTGGGCATGACCGCGCTCGGCCGGATCTGCCAGCCCGACGACGTGGCGGGCGCCGTGATCTTCCTGGCAGGCGACACGTCCCGCTACATCACCGGAGCGACCCTGAACGTGGATGGAGGAGTCTGA
- a CDS encoding SchA/CurD-like domain-containing protein codes for MPYAAITYKVQPGHEDEIAEIFARFQRVDTPEFQAEDGAPAGRLLGTAVFIKDEFMVRVIHYEGDFRAIARHMAGQKGVHLIEDQLAPYLAEQRDTSTAEGFGAYFKNASMRCISQLSVDTHPVGS; via the coding sequence ATGCCGTACGCCGCGATCACCTACAAGGTGCAGCCGGGCCACGAGGACGAGATCGCCGAGATCTTCGCCCGATTCCAGCGGGTGGACACTCCCGAGTTCCAGGCCGAGGACGGCGCTCCCGCCGGGCGGCTGCTGGGCACCGCCGTCTTCATCAAGGACGAGTTCATGGTGCGGGTCATCCACTACGAGGGCGACTTCCGTGCCATCGCGCGCCACATGGCCGGGCAGAAGGGCGTGCACCTCATCGAGGACCAGCTCGCGCCCTATCTGGCGGAGCAGCGGGACACCTCCACGGCGGAGGGCTTCGGCGCGTACTTCAAGAACGCCAGTATGCGCTGCATCTCGCAGCTCTCCGTCGACACGCACCCGGTGGGGAGTTGA
- a CDS encoding NAD(P)-dependent oxidoreductase, with the protein MALRPVAVIGLGGMGGGMAHALVAAGFPVTVYNRTREKALPLVEAGATLAESAGDAASAASVILLSLADEAAVEKVLFGEVAGRLAEGSTVIDASTVAPDYARNAAQRLAELGVARVEGCVVGNPQMARLGKLRVFASGDEAAVAAVADVLDAVGQEVRYLGSWGRASSLKLAFNLILGVQTAGLAEALAFAESAGLDRDMVLDALDGSGWKSPVLSFRADFMRRRSYTPAGFRTELMRKDLRLVQEAAAQRGFGLPVVDETARRYDAVIAAGRGDDDAAAVVDTAVVDLATTDRVAADLGAVEAAAAGLDVGGKKERAAVAQEVTG; encoded by the coding sequence GTGGCCCTCCGACCGGTCGCCGTCATCGGACTCGGCGGCATGGGCGGCGGGATGGCACATGCGCTGGTGGCCGCGGGCTTCCCGGTGACGGTCTACAACCGTACGAGGGAGAAGGCCCTGCCACTGGTCGAGGCGGGTGCGACGCTCGCCGAGTCGGCGGGCGACGCCGCCTCGGCGGCCTCGGTGATCCTGCTGAGCCTGGCCGACGAGGCCGCCGTCGAGAAGGTGCTCTTCGGCGAGGTCGCCGGGCGGCTCGCCGAGGGCAGCACCGTGATCGACGCGTCCACGGTGGCCCCGGACTACGCCAGGAACGCCGCACAGCGACTCGCGGAACTGGGCGTCGCCCGAGTGGAGGGCTGTGTCGTCGGGAATCCGCAGATGGCCAGGCTCGGCAAGCTGCGGGTGTTCGCCTCCGGCGATGAGGCGGCGGTGGCGGCGGTCGCCGACGTCCTCGACGCGGTGGGGCAGGAGGTGCGCTACCTCGGCTCCTGGGGCAGGGCCAGCTCGTTGAAGCTGGCCTTCAACCTGATCCTGGGCGTGCAGACCGCAGGTCTGGCGGAGGCGCTGGCCTTCGCCGAGTCGGCGGGCCTCGACCGGGACATGGTGCTCGACGCACTGGACGGCAGCGGCTGGAAGTCGCCGGTGCTCAGCTTCCGGGCGGACTTCATGCGCAGGCGCAGCTACACGCCTGCGGGATTCCGCACCGAGCTGATGCGCAAGGACCTCCGGCTGGTGCAGGAGGCCGCCGCGCAGCGGGGCTTCGGGCTGCCGGTCGTCGACGAGACGGCCCGCCGCTATGACGCGGTGATCGCCGCGGGCCGGGGCGACGACGACGCAGCGGCGGTCGTCGACACCGCTGTCGTCGACCTCGCGACGACCGACCGCGTCGCCGCAGACCTCGGAGCGGTCGAGGCGGCGGCTGCCGGGCTCGACGTCGGCGGAAAGAAGGAGCGGGCCGCCGTCGCGCAGGAGGTCACCGGCTGA
- a CDS encoding LLM class flavin-dependent oxidoreductase translates to MDIGVGLPTTVPGARGRDLTEFARRADQQGFSTLAVLDRLVYDSYDPLIALAASAAATERIRLASTILLAAYRPSTAVLAKQLASIDRISDGRLVVGLAAGGREDDFLASGVRYGGRGRRLDQMISELTKIWQGQGSGPSAGVGPRPVDGGPPLLFGGHSPSAMRRAAEHGIGWIAGGSSATAYPELVRQAQEEFRRHGREDKPKMVSLSYVCLGAGGRERGGAYLRDYYSYIGPKAERAASAVIVDEDQLRRTVAEFAEAGCDELLLFPCTADPDQVDLISKAVLA, encoded by the coding sequence ATGGACATCGGAGTCGGCCTGCCGACGACGGTACCGGGCGCGCGCGGTCGGGATTTGACGGAGTTCGCGCGTCGGGCCGACCAACAGGGTTTCAGCACTCTGGCGGTCCTGGACCGGTTGGTCTACGACAGTTATGACCCGCTCATCGCCCTCGCCGCCTCGGCGGCGGCCACCGAGCGCATCCGGCTCGCCAGCACCATCCTGCTGGCGGCCTATCGGCCCAGCACCGCCGTGCTGGCCAAGCAGTTGGCCAGCATCGACCGGATCTCCGACGGCAGACTCGTCGTCGGACTGGCCGCAGGTGGCCGAGAGGATGACTTCCTCGCCTCCGGGGTGCGCTACGGCGGTCGTGGTCGCAGACTCGATCAGATGATCAGCGAGTTGACGAAGATCTGGCAGGGGCAGGGCTCGGGTCCGTCGGCGGGCGTCGGACCTCGGCCTGTCGACGGGGGCCCGCCGCTGCTGTTCGGCGGGCATTCGCCCTCGGCCATGCGCCGAGCCGCGGAGCACGGCATCGGCTGGATAGCGGGCGGCAGTTCGGCGACCGCGTACCCGGAACTGGTTCGCCAGGCCCAGGAGGAGTTCCGTCGGCACGGCCGCGAGGACAAGCCGAAGATGGTGTCGCTGAGCTACGTCTGTCTCGGTGCCGGCGGTCGAGAACGAGGCGGTGCCTACCTCCGCGACTACTACTCCTACATCGGTCCGAAGGCGGAGCGGGCGGCCTCGGCGGTCATCGTCGACGAGGACCAACTGCGCAGGACCGTCGCCGAGTTCGCCGAGGCGGGCTGTGACGAGCTGCTGCTCTTCCCGTGCACCGCAGATCCCGATCAGGTCGACCTGATCTCCAAGGCGGTTCTGGCGTGA